The Drosophila innubila isolate TH190305 chromosome 2R unlocalized genomic scaffold, UK_Dinn_1.0 1_C_2R, whole genome shotgun sequence DNA window cacatacatacatgctcAGAAGACCGTTTGCCGAGTTCTTACGAAGCAAAGGGTCTCGAGTTGAAAGAATAATGAGCCGAACAAGCGAGAAAGAACGCAGATCGGGTGAGCGAAGGTCAAGTCAAAGAAGAACGAAGTTTGAGTGGTTTTTATTtctaagagagagagagagcatttATTGCGAACTCTTTTTTATACTCATAAAATTTACTCACCAGccttaatatttttgtgacCTTCGCAGTAAGAGTCGCAATTAAAATACCAAACACtaagaaacaattttgatttgaataaattttagcaGTGTGCTGAAtctatttttcttgaattcaAATGAAGTTAACAGTTTCAATACGATTCATTGAAATATCATCAAAcgaaactttaaacttaattagaAAAACATGAGCATACGGTCTATAGGCAAAGCCCCTTTCAAAAAGACTGAAAACATTTGGAACCGACACCAAGTTTTAAAGCACAATGTTTTTTTCGTAGTAGGCGAGAGAGCTAAATTTTCTCAGTACACTACGAAAAAATATGTCTATTGATGTATTGCATCGTAGATAAAATTGAGCTACTTATTTTTGATACATTGTGtgatattaacaaaaataacaatagtttaattttcagcaaaaatcaacaaaataatgTACCAATCCAAGGAATAAGTGCACTCCCGATTCTCTTAGTGTAGACCTCACTTTAACCTTGACAATTTGTTATTCTCTTTActcaattcaaaaaaaaaaccaaagtataaatattcttgatcagcatcgaCAGCTAGTCGacatagccatgtccgtctgtctgtccgtctgtctgtctgtccgtccgtctgtttgaattCGTCGATTtaagagaccataagagctagagattTCAAACTTGGAATGTatgttcctggataccataggcaaatcaagttcgtttttatttttggatagaAACGATACgtcgaaaataaattattctaaGACTCAGATTTGAAGtaatgtattattaaataatacaataaaaattataaatttcagtATATTCAaagatataataataagtaaaaataaatggcaGCGTAGAAAGTGTTTGTTGGTTCTTTTTCTTGGGATCggtatgaaaaaaaacaatatggGTTATTATGTTAACTCATTTGAAAGGAAGAGTTGTGTCATTCCTTGACTGAAGTTCTTGCGTCTTTGGCTTACAGCAGAGTTGTTGACGATGTTTCCAGCAGAATTTAATTACTTGGATCCATTCTAAATGGGAAAAAGATCTTTCAGTCGGACTTCATAAGTTTATATTGCATTAAGACTTACGGATTCAGTTCATTGTAATTTACTAAGAAGTCTCTACGATAAACACGCTGCATTCGCTTACGTATTATTTTCAGGCAATACCAAAAGAAAAGGACCAGAAGAGAGTTGCCCAAGGTGGTGAGCAGTATTATTGTCCAGACATTTGATTTTTCCTCATTAATGCAGATTGGTGAATTGCAGCTGATATCATTCTGATCCATTATCTGTTTAAGCAAATCAGTAAATAATTgaagaatttcaaaaatgtctAGCCTCttacttttaattgattagACGTGAGTAATTTATGGAATTTTAGGAATAATGGATATTGGCAAGTGCAATTCCATAAATTATCGCCCAGCTCGATTTGTTCCAAATAATTGTTGTGTCGAAAAGAGGAACAGTTAACTGGATTCGACAACCGATTgccattcaaatttaaattcattaattcgGGAAATCCCTGAAAACTCTTGTCACCTATGGTGGAAAGCctgtaaaaaaagaaaaataattaaggtCAGAAAtgtcttttacttatttaacatTATGTCAATAACTTACTCGCAGTTGGACAAATCCAGTTTCGTCAAAAATGTAGATTCCATTTGATCAGGAATTTCACTAATCAAATTATGAGAAAGATCTATTTCCCGGATATGCCCCAGTCCTGACAAGGCTTTTCTATCAATTGTGGTTATATTACAATAACTCAGGTTAATGGTTTCTAACCCAAATGACTCGATGCCCGTCAGCTTCTGAATATTGTTGTGACTTAAGTCTAAGGTTCTTAGGAAATTAATGccatttattatgttttcattcaattggttaatcttatttttagaTAGATTCAGTTCCTCAAGCCAATTGAAGCTATACTTTTCTATGCCAGTTAGATTATTTTCAGATAGATCCAAGTTccttaattttgaattattagcCAAGGTGATTGAATTAATGGATTCGAAAACGTTGCCTCGCAAACTCAGTCGAAGGACACTCGCGAAGTTACTGAGATCTATCTTACTGAGATTACAATAGGATAGGTCTAGAATTATCAGATCCCTTAAATCCATTCCACTGAAGTTAAGTGCCGGGTTATGTGATAGATCTAatctattcaaaatatatatgtaggacaaattaaattgttttaggCTACAATTACTAAGATCAAGGCTTCTTAAATACGAAATTTGGGGAAATTGTATCAATTGCgacaaattattattgacCATTGTTAAAGCTCTGAGTTTTGGCAGCTGAGTTCTCAGATTTATGTCAACTGTTCTGATGTTAGCCGACGAAATATCCAAATTGCCAAGTGTTTCGCTAATTAGACCTTCACTAAAGCCAAGGCTTCCTAAACTATTACCACTTAGGTTAAGAGTATACAGTTTTGGTGCATATATAAATGACACGTTTGCATTGATATCTGTCCAGCTTGTTATCAAATTTTTGGCCAAGTTCAAAGTCCTTAGTGATTTAAAACCTTTAAGGGCATCGACGTcaagtttattaataaaattgtcagACAAGTCCAGACTGTTAAGTTTCATTAGATTAGAGTATTGGCTGGGAAACTTCGTGAAGTTATTGCCCGACAAGTCCAAATCAGAAATGTTCGCATTATTAAAACTGGGATATTCGCTTAGTCCTCTACGGGAACAGTCCGCAGAATGCTCGGTGCACTGGCATTGTATAGGACAAACGGCAGCAACACCTCCTCCAAATATCAGTCCAATTATTAGGATAATGACCGGTAAAAGTCGTGACTCTGATCTTGTTCTGGTCATGACTGCAAGAAAATAATAGCAACATCGACACAACGTTTTAATCTCGTACTTCCCAAAAATCAATTATAGttttaacacacacatacaaacactctcaaaatgcatttagtgtaatttatttagtcGATCTTGAAA harbors:
- the LOC117784623 gene encoding slit homolog 3 protein-like; this translates as MTRTRSESRLLPVIILIIGLIFGGGVAAVCPIQCQCTEHSADCSRRGLSEYPSFNNANISDLDLSGNNFTKFPSQYSNLMKLNSLDLSDNFINKLDVDALKGFKSLRTLNLAKNLITSWTDINANVSFIYAPKLYTLNLSGNSLGSLGFSEGLISETLGNLDISSANIRTVDINLRTQLPKLRALTMVNNNLSQLIQFPQISYLRSLDLSNCSLKQFNLSYIYILNRLDLSHNPALNFSGMDLRDLIILDLSYCNLSKIDLSNFASVLRLSLRGNVFESINSITLANNSKLRNLDLSENNLTGIEKYSFNWLEELNLSKNKINQLNENIINGINFLRTLDLSHNNIQKLTGIESFGLETINLSYCNITTIDRKALSGLGHIREIDLSHNLISEIPDQMESTFLTKLDLSNCELSTIGDKSFQGFPELMNLNLNGNRLSNPVNCSSFRHNNYLEQIELGDNLWNCTCQYPLFLKFHKLLTSNQLKIMDQNDISCNSPICINEEKSNVWTIILLTTLGNSLLVLFFWYCLKIIRKRMQRVYRRDFLVNYNELNPMDPSN